From one Synergistaceae bacterium genomic stretch:
- a CDS encoding Ppx/GppA family phosphatase has protein sequence VQMAKASGAIDIKIVGTMAIRSAKNKNVIQKRLKELTNIDLKIISGEDEARLSFLSVLSGFPVAQKNKVVTLDVGGGSSDIVFSDKGIIKRKISVDVGAIELTEKYFLKPPISPKKLMVGQKAIREEFLKQEISEEGAILIGIGGTITTMAAIKAKMSVYDAKIQGMPLSLEEIERQISLFASKNIEERSQIVGLNPARAEIILAGACIVREIMRLCKSKEILVSDKGLRHALFIEGVSY, from the coding sequence ATGTGCAGATGGCGAAAGCTTCCGGTGCAATTGATATTAAAATCGTGGGAACCATGGCAATAAGGAGCGCAAAAAACAAAAACGTTATTCAAAAGAGATTAAAAGAATTAACCAATATAGACTTAAAGATTATTTCAGGCGAAGATGAGGCACGTCTTTCTTTTTTATCTGTTCTTTCAGGGTTCCCGGTTGCACAAAAAAATAAGGTTGTCACCCTTGATGTGGGTGGAGGAAGCTCTGATATTGTGTTTAGCGACAAAGGTATCATTAAGAGGAAGATAAGTGTTGATGTAGGTGCAATTGAATTAACAGAAAAATATTTTTTAAAGCCTCCAATATCGCCCAAAAAACTTATGGTTGGACAAAAGGCTATCAGGGAAGAGTTTCTCAAACAAGAGATATCGGAGGAAGGTGCAATCCTGATAGGAATAGGAGGAACCATCACCACAATGGCTGCGATAAAGGCAAAAATGTCTGTTTATGATGCAAAAATTCAAGGGATGCCACTTAGTTTGGAAGAAATAGAGCGGCAAATAAGTCTTTTTGCATCAAAAAACATTGAAGAGCGTTCTCAAATAGTTGGATTAAATCCAGCAAGAGCGGAGATAATCTTAGCGGGTGCCTGTATAGTTCGTGAAATAATGAGACTCTGTAAATCAAAAGAGATTCTTGTAAGCGATAAGGGCTTGAGACACGCATTATTTATAGAAGGAGTAAGTTACTGA
- a CDS encoding M48 family metalloprotease gives MFNKKLKIFFLFSIFSLLFVPFAEAQLTEQDAKEIWAKVAAATDLTALPFTVKSDDKTPNAWVTNGSSVTVTTGLLNLLEKRSELYGVLAHEAGHAKLGHHQSTVNKATGLSVASLLLERLFGSSLGGSVASTAVNVGANLAYAGWSREQEVEADDYAVRLAHKNGEDPVGLYTALQRLSSSGRRAEPSGFNSHPPDERRLLHIKNEILKVAPDTEFPGETAGQTEGVSQNPQKSVEASKTADVPIVKQKAEEKKEDNVYAEDGHYDINAAIERMKKRL, from the coding sequence ATGTTTAATAAAAAACTAAAGATATTTTTTCTTTTTTCCATATTTTCACTATTATTTGTGCCGTTCGCAGAGGCGCAGCTTACGGAGCAAGATGCAAAAGAAATCTGGGCTAAAGTTGCAGCAGCAACAGATTTAACGGCACTTCCTTTTACTGTAAAATCTGACGACAAAACTCCAAATGCGTGGGTGACAAATGGTAGCTCTGTAACTGTTACAACAGGGTTATTAAATTTACTGGAGAAGCGTTCAGAGCTATATGGGGTATTGGCTCATGAAGCGGGGCACGCCAAGTTGGGACACCACCAATCTACAGTAAATAAAGCAACCGGTCTTTCAGTTGCCTCGCTGTTATTGGAAAGGCTTTTTGGGAGTTCTTTAGGCGGAAGTGTTGCTTCAACGGCAGTTAATGTTGGCGCAAATTTAGCTTATGCAGGGTGGAGCCGTGAACAGGAGGTTGAGGCGGATGATTATGCAGTTCGTCTTGCTCATAAAAATGGCGAGGATCCTGTGGGTCTTTACACTGCTTTACAAAGGCTTTCTTCAAGTGGGAGAAGAGCCGAACCGAGCGGGTTTAACTCTCATCCGCCCGATGAGCGCAGATTATTACATATAAAAAACGAGATTCTTAAAGTAGCTCCAGATACAGAATTTCCCGGAGAAACAGCAGGGCAAACAGAAGGCGTTTCTCAAAACCCGCAAAAATCTGTAGAAGCTTCAAAGACAGCAGATGTTCCAATTGTAAAGCAAAAAGCAGAAGAGAAAAAAGAGGATAACGTTTATGCTGAAGATGGGCACTATGATATTAATGCCGCTATAGAGAGAATGAAAAAGAGGCTGTAA